The following coding sequences are from one Candidatus Dadabacteria bacterium window:
- a CDS encoding nitroreductase family protein, producing the protein MNVYECVRSLSSVRSYLDGEVPDEVIMEVMESGRLSPSAHNNQPWEFVLIKDRAMLREMGKYCTSGSFIVQVAFAVVLLVDPQSKWHQIDGTRAAQNMVLVAWSHGLGSCWIGRIEKEELKRYLGVPEELDVLTVLPFGYFDKRRVATGKLRKSPDEVFHLDGYGKRISR; encoded by the coding sequence ATGAACGTTTACGAGTGCGTAAGATCGCTTAGTTCCGTAAGAAGTTACCTCGATGGGGAAGTTCCGGACGAAGTCATCATGGAGGTCATGGAATCGGGGAGGCTCTCGCCGAGTGCCCACAACAATCAACCGTGGGAATTCGTGCTTATAAAGGACCGCGCAATGCTCCGGGAAATGGGAAAGTACTGCACAAGCGGCAGCTTCATTGTGCAGGTGGCTTTCGCGGTGGTGCTTTTGGTGGATCCGCAAAGCAAGTGGCACCAGATCGACGGCACTAGGGCCGCGCAGAACATGGTTTTAGTGGCGTGGAGCCACGGACTCGGGTCCTGCTGGATAGGAAGAATAGAGAAGGAAGAGCTTAAAAGGTATCTTGGAGTGCCGGAAGAGCTCGATGTTCTTACCGTGCTTCCGTTCGGTTACTTCGACAAAAGGCGGGTCGCTACCGGGAAGTTGAGGAAAAGTCCGGACGAGGTCTTTCATCTGGACGGTTACGGAAAAAGAATTTCGAGATAA